The following are encoded in a window of Algiphilus aromaticivorans DG1253 genomic DNA:
- a CDS encoding EI24 domain-containing protein, translating into MWHRDALDALAAPLVGARLLLTDRSLWAPAALPVTLGLIWSLLSLGLAASTGLAGSIFIVLLSVTLAAALIGAIVLVHLMLALCAPLFDWLSERTERALGYQVGPSGDGWIQRSWRGTAIGFRLFFLKLALLLVVLIVSFMPPLGTVVSWVLIGFTLSVDFLDYPMTRRRWSAAHKRAWLGRHWAAVIVFSLLIYLLLIIPGAGGLLLAPAIIGGTWLVCSRDRTPFAPEEAAVGRASARHSVAQEGRMSG; encoded by the coding sequence ATGTGGCATCGCGACGCCCTGGACGCGCTGGCCGCGCCGTTGGTGGGCGCGCGCCTGCTACTGACCGATCGCAGCCTGTGGGCACCGGCAGCACTGCCCGTGACTCTCGGCCTGATCTGGTCCCTGCTGTCGCTCGGGCTCGCCGCCAGCACCGGCCTGGCCGGCTCGATCTTCATCGTGCTGCTGTCGGTGACCCTGGCCGCCGCGCTGATTGGCGCCATCGTTCTGGTGCATCTGATGCTCGCGCTGTGCGCGCCGCTCTTCGACTGGCTTTCCGAGCGCACGGAGCGCGCCCTCGGCTATCAGGTCGGACCCAGCGGTGACGGCTGGATACAGCGCAGCTGGCGGGGCACGGCCATCGGCTTCCGGCTCTTCTTCCTGAAGCTGGCGCTGCTGCTGGTGGTGCTCATCGTCAGCTTCATGCCGCCACTGGGTACGGTGGTGAGCTGGGTGCTGATCGGCTTCACGCTATCCGTGGATTTCCTCGACTACCCGATGACGCGCCGCCGCTGGTCGGCGGCCCACAAGCGCGCCTGGCTCGGTCGCCACTGGGCGGCGGTCATCGTCTTCTCGCTGCTGATCTATCTGCTGCTGATCATTCCCGGCGCCGGCGGCCTGCTGCTGGCGCCGGCCATCATCGGCGGCACCTGGCTGGTCTGCTCGCGCGATCGCACGCCCTTCGCTCCCGAAGAAGCTGCCGTAGGTCGGGCTTCAGCCCGACACAGCGTCGCGCAAGAAGGCCGAATGTCGGGCTAA
- a CDS encoding Ig-like domain-containing protein → MRSPGFASETTIERVYIEPAGNVSTPAGTELDLRAFAEISTTVPPGTPDAEDGVLQVIEEVTDRADWSSSNTNVASVDTGRVSGVVAGQSTIEARFEGFKDDVALTVSEAVLEAVSHIQPIGEPRSDDDSYSFLQGTQTNFAIFGQFSDGQLRQLTPSNFEVDWSSNDTSIADNPDPEAANRFEASGIGSTTILGELTDSPGVNPASASATLSVSPRSEVCTSEFFAPGAIVVSDASTLCIGCSLEQPGAVIDGNDETFGTLEIPLGLLLASTVSVTVSDADRQPFVVGEPAAFLVSRSSSLLSLELLSNVEVATVSCDINGENCTELERFGASNGLPLKLSLLGVIGDEEVRLLSTPELGAESAEANGLRLDFSGGLLSAAATLNVHASCAIGRPPAE, encoded by the coding sequence GTGCGAAGCCCCGGCTTCGCCTCGGAAACCACGATCGAAAGGGTCTATATCGAGCCCGCCGGGAATGTTTCGACGCCTGCCGGCACTGAGTTGGACCTGCGCGCCTTCGCCGAGATCTCGACAACCGTGCCGCCGGGCACGCCGGATGCCGAGGACGGTGTGCTGCAGGTGATCGAGGAGGTGACCGATCGCGCCGACTGGAGCAGCAGCAATACGAATGTTGCGAGCGTCGATACCGGACGCGTCTCTGGCGTGGTGGCAGGACAGTCGACCATTGAGGCGCGCTTCGAGGGCTTCAAGGACGATGTGGCGCTAACCGTGAGCGAAGCGGTGCTGGAAGCCGTCTCGCACATTCAACCCATCGGCGAGCCGCGCAGCGACGACGACAGCTACAGCTTCCTGCAGGGGACGCAAACGAACTTCGCTATCTTCGGCCAGTTCTCGGACGGGCAGCTGCGCCAGCTCACCCCGTCAAATTTCGAGGTTGATTGGAGCAGTAACGATACGAGCATCGCCGACAATCCGGATCCTGAGGCGGCCAATCGTTTCGAGGCCAGCGGAATCGGGAGCACGACGATTCTTGGTGAGTTGACTGACAGCCCGGGAGTGAACCCTGCATCGGCGAGCGCGACGCTGTCGGTCAGTCCGCGCAGCGAGGTCTGTACGAGCGAGTTCTTCGCCCCCGGTGCGATTGTCGTCAGTGACGCCTCAACCCTCTGCATCGGCTGCAGCCTGGAACAGCCGGGGGCCGTTATTGATGGCAACGACGAGACCTTCGGGACGCTGGAGATTCCACTGGGCCTGCTGCTTGCTTCCACCGTCTCGGTCACGGTGTCCGATGCGGATAGGCAGCCCTTCGTTGTCGGCGAGCCGGCCGCCTTCCTGGTCAGCCGCAGCAGCAGCCTGCTCAGCCTGGAGCTGCTCTCCAACGTCGAGGTGGCGACCGTGAGCTGCGATATCAACGGCGAGAATTGCACGGAGCTGGAGCGTTTCGGCGCCAGCAATGGCTTGCCGCTGAAGCTTTCGCTGCTCGGTGTCATTGGTGACGAGGAGGTGCGGTTGCTGTCGACGCCGGAGCTCGGGGCCGAGAGCGCCGAAGCCAATGGCCTGCGTCTGGACTTCTCGGGTGGCCTGCTG
- the mtnA gene encoding S-methyl-5-thioribose-1-phosphate isomerase: protein MPDTAHPVRAIAFVDGVLQLLDQRALPAAEQWVACRTADEAADAIRAMVVRGAPAIGIAAAYGLAMAAAAGTDREVAAQRLAAARPTAVNLHWALARLQALGDVPADRLTEEARAIHAEDLLQNQRMAEHGATLLGRDARVLTHCNTGALATGGHGTALGVIRTAWGAGQLSAVYHTETRPWLQGARLTAWELASDGIPATMIADAACGQLMASGALDWVIVGADRVAANGDTANKIGTLTLAACARAFGVKVMVVAPSGTVDADCADGHAIPIEERDGEELCSIAGKRIAPEGTRVWNPVFDVTPAPMIDAFVCERGVCRPCQGEAPADLLR, encoded by the coding sequence ATGCCTGACACCGCCCACCCAGTCCGGGCCATCGCCTTCGTCGATGGCGTACTGCAACTGCTCGACCAGCGCGCGCTGCCGGCCGCGGAGCAATGGGTAGCCTGTCGCACGGCCGACGAGGCCGCCGACGCCATCCGCGCCATGGTCGTGCGCGGCGCGCCGGCGATCGGCATCGCCGCGGCCTACGGCCTGGCCATGGCTGCCGCCGCGGGCACGGACCGTGAGGTCGCGGCGCAGCGGTTGGCCGCAGCGCGCCCGACGGCAGTGAATCTGCATTGGGCGCTGGCGCGTCTGCAGGCGCTCGGCGATGTCCCGGCTGACCGCCTGACCGAGGAGGCGCGCGCCATTCACGCCGAGGATCTGCTCCAGAACCAGCGCATGGCCGAGCACGGTGCCACGCTGCTGGGCCGCGACGCGCGCGTGCTGACGCATTGCAATACCGGTGCACTCGCCACCGGCGGGCACGGTACGGCACTGGGCGTCATCCGCACTGCCTGGGGGGCAGGGCAGCTATCGGCCGTCTATCACACTGAAACGCGCCCCTGGCTGCAGGGCGCGCGACTGACGGCCTGGGAACTCGCCTCCGACGGCATACCGGCAACGATGATTGCCGACGCGGCTTGCGGCCAGTTGATGGCTTCCGGCGCACTGGACTGGGTCATCGTCGGCGCCGATCGTGTCGCGGCCAATGGTGATACCGCCAACAAGATTGGCACCCTGACCCTGGCGGCCTGCGCGCGCGCATTCGGCGTGAAGGTGATGGTGGTGGCCCCCAGCGGCACCGTTGACGCAGATTGCGCGGACGGTCACGCCATTCCCATCGAAGAACGCGACGGGGAAGAGTTATGCAGCATCGCTGGAAAGCGGATCGCGCCCGAAGGCACACGCGTGTGGAATCCCGTCTTCGATGTGACTCCCGCTCCCATGATCGATGCCTTCGTCTGTGAGCGAGGGGTCTGTCGCCCCTGCCAGGGCGAGGCGCCAGCAGATCTGCTGCGCTGA
- the scpB gene encoding SMC-Scp complex subunit ScpB, which yields MSDTPQAIDNDLPNILEALLLASDQPLSLDALQRLLTEDGAGDRKVLRAALESLQQRYEGTALSLDEVASGWRIRVVDSYADWVHRLWAERPPKLSRALLETLAIICYRQPVTRSDIEEVRGVTVSSNILRTLTDRGWIREAGVKEVPGRPALLVTTPQLLDDLGLKSLDELPPLPEVKDPEQLEAALLQLAEKRGIRLDAGDQSAGDQEEAAQGEADLEQAGSETAGAPAQPSVPPVDPPEQLH from the coding sequence GTGAGCGACACGCCGCAGGCCATCGACAACGATCTGCCCAATATCCTGGAGGCGCTGCTGCTGGCTTCCGATCAGCCGCTGTCGCTGGACGCGCTGCAGCGCCTGCTCACTGAGGACGGTGCCGGCGACCGCAAGGTGCTGCGCGCTGCACTGGAAAGCCTGCAGCAGCGCTACGAGGGCACCGCGTTGTCGCTGGACGAGGTTGCCAGCGGCTGGCGCATCCGCGTCGTCGATAGCTATGCCGACTGGGTGCACCGACTGTGGGCCGAGCGCCCGCCGAAGCTGTCGCGCGCGCTGCTGGAGACCCTGGCCATCATCTGCTACCGCCAGCCGGTGACGCGCTCGGATATCGAGGAGGTGCGCGGCGTCACCGTGTCGAGCAACATCCTGCGCACGCTCACCGATCGCGGCTGGATCCGCGAGGCCGGCGTCAAGGAAGTACCCGGTCGGCCGGCGCTGCTGGTCACCACGCCGCAATTGCTCGACGACCTCGGTCTGAAGAGCCTGGATGAGCTGCCGCCGCTGCCCGAGGTCAAGGATCCCGAGCAACTCGAGGCCGCCCTGCTGCAGCTTGCCGAAAAGCGCGGCATCCGTCTCGATGCCGGCGACCAGAGCGCGGGCGACCAGGAAGAGGCGGCGCAAGGCGAGGCGGACCTCGAGCAAGCCGGATCCGAGACCGCCGGCGCACCGGCACAGCCCTCCGTGCCCCCCGTAGACCCACCGGAGCAACTGCATTGA
- a CDS encoding pseudouridine synthase, which produces MKQRLQKALAEAGVASRREADAWIGEGRVSVNGVVAVPGTQVAPEDRISVDGRHIRRPRPNAAPAATRVLLYKKRVGEIVTESDPEGRRTVFRKLPKLEQGRWIAVGRLDINTSGLLLFTNNGELASRLMHPRHELPRSYAVRVHGSVDEALCQRLLEGVELEDGFARFDALASIGAPPGEGGSSNQWFEVTVHEGRNRLVRRLWESQDCEVARLIRVGYGPVALGRGIRSAGWREATPEELNALQLAVDLPTRKAARKSPHPRRKPGKAGR; this is translated from the coding sequence TTGAAGCAGCGACTGCAGAAGGCGCTGGCCGAAGCCGGCGTGGCCTCGCGCCGCGAGGCTGACGCCTGGATCGGAGAAGGCCGCGTCAGCGTCAATGGTGTGGTTGCCGTCCCCGGCACGCAGGTTGCGCCGGAGGACCGCATCAGCGTCGATGGCCGGCACATCCGTCGGCCACGGCCCAATGCCGCCCCGGCGGCCACGCGCGTGCTGCTCTACAAGAAGCGCGTCGGCGAGATCGTCACCGAGTCCGACCCCGAGGGCCGGCGCACCGTCTTCCGCAAACTGCCCAAGCTGGAGCAGGGGCGCTGGATCGCCGTCGGCCGGCTGGATATCAATACTTCCGGCCTGCTGCTCTTCACCAACAATGGCGAACTGGCCAGCCGGCTGATGCATCCGCGGCACGAGCTGCCGCGCAGCTACGCCGTGCGCGTGCATGGGTCGGTGGATGAAGCGCTCTGCCAGAGGCTACTGGAAGGTGTGGAGCTGGAGGACGGCTTCGCGCGCTTCGATGCGCTGGCCTCCATCGGCGCGCCTCCGGGTGAAGGTGGCAGCAGCAACCAGTGGTTCGAGGTCACGGTCCACGAGGGCCGCAACCGGCTCGTGCGCCGGCTCTGGGAATCGCAGGACTGCGAGGTCGCGCGTCTGATCCGCGTCGGCTATGGCCCCGTCGCCCTCGGCCGCGGCATCCGCTCCGCCGGCTGGCGCGAGGCAACGCCGGAGGAGCTCAATGCCTTGCAGCTGGCGGTTGATCTGCCGACCAGAAAAGCTGCCCGCAAATCGCCGCATCCGCGCCGGAAGCCGGGCAAAGCAGGGCGCTGA
- the trpS gene encoding tryptophan--tRNA ligase: MSSDAPADKRPVVLSGIQPSGRLTIGNYLGAIRNWLPLNADYDTHYMLVDLHAISVRQDPAERLERCYEFIALYLACGLDPDKNVLFVQSHVPAHSQLAWVLNCYTQYGELSRMTQFKDKAAKHADNVNAGLFCYPVLMAADILLYDARKVPVGDDQRQHLELTRTIAQRFNRSHGETFVVPETMTPPIGARIMGLQTPEAKMSKSEDAETNAVYLLDEPKRIERKIKRAVTDMDGAIRFDQENKPGVSNLMSILAACTGDSFETIERDYDGGGYGNFKKAVADAVIATLEPVQQRYAEIRGDEAALREVLRDGAAKANARAAATIERVHHALGFIPA, encoded by the coding sequence ATGAGTAGCGACGCCCCAGCAGACAAGCGGCCAGTGGTTCTGTCCGGCATTCAGCCCTCTGGCCGGCTGACCATCGGCAATTATCTGGGCGCGATCCGCAACTGGCTGCCGCTGAACGCCGATTACGATACGCATTACATGCTGGTGGACCTGCACGCCATTTCGGTGCGCCAGGATCCGGCCGAGCGTCTGGAGCGCTGCTACGAGTTCATTGCGCTCTACCTGGCCTGCGGCCTGGACCCGGACAAGAATGTCCTCTTCGTGCAGTCGCATGTACCGGCGCATTCGCAGCTCGCCTGGGTGCTGAACTGCTACACGCAGTACGGCGAGCTGTCGCGCATGACCCAGTTCAAGGACAAGGCTGCCAAGCACGCCGACAACGTCAATGCCGGGCTGTTCTGCTACCCGGTGCTGATGGCCGCCGATATCCTCCTCTACGACGCCAGGAAGGTGCCGGTGGGCGACGATCAGCGCCAGCATCTGGAGCTGACGCGCACCATCGCGCAGCGCTTCAACCGCAGCCACGGTGAGACCTTCGTCGTGCCCGAGACGATGACGCCGCCGATCGGGGCGCGCATCATGGGCCTGCAGACGCCGGAGGCGAAGATGTCGAAATCCGAGGACGCCGAGACCAACGCGGTCTATCTGCTCGACGAGCCCAAGCGCATCGAGCGCAAGATCAAGCGCGCGGTCACCGACATGGACGGCGCCATCCGCTTCGACCAGGAGAACAAGCCGGGGGTCTCGAATCTGATGTCGATCCTGGCTGCCTGTACCGGCGACTCCTTCGAGACCATCGAGCGCGACTACGACGGTGGCGGCTACGGCAATTTCAAGAAAGCGGTGGCGGACGCGGTCATCGCCACGCTGGAACCCGTCCAGCAGCGCTACGCCGAGATCCGCGGTGACGAGGCCGCGCTGCGCGAAGTGCTGCGCGACGGCGCGGCCAAGGCCAACGCACGCGCGGCGGCCACCATCGAGCGCGTGCACCACGCCCTGGGCTTCATCCCGGCATGA
- a CDS encoding SDR family NAD(P)-dependent oxidoreductase yields MSQAPLPALAPDSLAGRVILVTGAGAGLGRATALRCARAGARVVLLGRTIAKLEATAEAIAEIDHAEEPAVYPMDLAGASDRDFHEAIDTIVGQLGALHSIVHAAAQWVDFRPMQEVSPQDWAGIIAANLTAPWALTRIALPHLQAAGDGCVIFCDCPPEDGKARAYYGAFGVAKAGLRTLASDWAAEKPGVRLHCFDPGPMRTTMRLLGYPGTPPETLPEPDVSAKTLSALLCPASGADAAICGQLFWSADQPPAARH; encoded by the coding sequence ATGTCGCAAGCCCCCCTGCCCGCGCTGGCGCCTGATTCCCTCGCCGGCCGCGTCATTCTTGTTACCGGCGCCGGCGCCGGTCTCGGCCGCGCCACGGCGCTGCGCTGTGCACGAGCCGGCGCGCGAGTCGTGCTGCTCGGCCGCACGATCGCCAAGCTCGAAGCCACAGCCGAAGCCATCGCCGAGATCGATCATGCCGAGGAGCCCGCGGTCTATCCCATGGATCTCGCCGGCGCCAGTGACCGCGATTTCCACGAGGCTATCGACACCATCGTCGGGCAGCTCGGCGCCCTGCACAGCATCGTCCACGCCGCGGCGCAGTGGGTGGATTTCCGCCCCATGCAGGAGGTGTCGCCGCAGGACTGGGCGGGCATCATCGCCGCCAACCTCACTGCCCCCTGGGCGCTGACCCGCATCGCACTACCCCACCTACAGGCGGCCGGCGACGGTTGCGTGATCTTCTGCGACTGCCCGCCGGAGGACGGCAAGGCCCGCGCCTACTACGGCGCCTTCGGAGTTGCCAAGGCCGGCCTGCGCACGCTGGCGTCGGACTGGGCGGCGGAGAAACCGGGCGTGCGTCTGCACTGCTTCGACCCCGGTCCCATGCGCACGACCATGCGCCTGCTCGGCTACCCCGGAACCCCGCCCGAGACGCTGCCCGAGCCCGATGTTTCGGCCAAAACGCTCAGCGCCCTGCTTTGCCCGGCTTCCGGCGCGGATGCGGCGATTTGCGGGCAGCTTTTCTGGTCGGCAGATCAACCGCCAGCTGCAAGGCATTGA
- the ubiG gene encoding bifunctional 2-polyprenyl-6-hydroxyphenol methylase/3-demethylubiquinol 3-O-methyltransferase UbiG yields MSNADASELARFDQIAAQWWDPHGPMAALHHINPVRLRYINQRTGGLKGLRVLDIGCGAGLLAEALAAAGAEVTAIDLAEEAVGAARQHAELQGMAIDYRVCPAEELAAEMPQAFDLVCCLEMLEHVPDPEAIVTACAQLVRPGGDVVFSTINRNPKAFALAIFAAEQILRLIPPGTHDYAKLIKPSELCEWARAAGLKVEEMRGLHYNPLLKTGRMTRDVSVNYFLHSRRPA; encoded by the coding sequence ATGAGCAACGCCGACGCCTCCGAGCTCGCCCGCTTCGACCAGATCGCCGCGCAATGGTGGGACCCGCACGGCCCCATGGCGGCGTTGCACCACATCAATCCGGTGCGGCTGCGCTACATCAATCAGCGCACCGGCGGCCTCAAGGGCCTGCGCGTGCTCGATATCGGTTGCGGCGCCGGCCTGCTGGCCGAAGCCCTGGCCGCTGCCGGCGCCGAGGTCACCGCCATCGATCTGGCCGAAGAGGCCGTAGGCGCGGCGCGCCAGCATGCCGAGCTGCAGGGAATGGCCATCGACTATCGGGTCTGCCCGGCGGAGGAGCTGGCCGCCGAGATGCCGCAGGCCTTCGACCTCGTCTGCTGTCTGGAGATGCTGGAGCATGTGCCGGATCCGGAGGCCATCGTGACGGCCTGCGCGCAGCTCGTGCGCCCCGGCGGCGATGTCGTCTTCAGCACCATCAACCGCAACCCCAAGGCCTTCGCGCTGGCCATCTTCGCCGCCGAGCAGATCCTGCGGCTGATCCCGCCGGGCACACACGACTACGCCAAGCTCATCAAGCCGTCAGAACTCTGCGAGTGGGCGCGTGCGGCCGGCCTCAAGGTCGAGGAAATGCGCGGCCTGCACTACAACCCCCTGCTGAAGACCGGTCGCATGACGCGCGACGTCTCGGTGAACTACTTCCTGCACAGCCGCCGCCCGGCATGA
- the gph gene encoding phosphoglycolate phosphatase (PGP is an essential enzyme in the glycolate salvage pathway in higher organisms (photorespiration in plants). Phosphoglycolate results from the oxidase activity of RubisCO in the Calvin cycle when concentrations of carbon dioxide are low relative to oxygen. This enzyme is a member of the Haloacid Dehalogenase (HAD) superfamily of aspartate-nucleophile hydrolase enzymes (PF00702).) — MSSPTFLLFDLDGTLVDTAPELAAAVNALRVADGFAPLDFDTLRPVCSQGAIGLLGRAYGVTPDDAAFPRLRERFLEAYGADFAPHSLPFAGIETLLEGCEALGVAWGIVTNKPRAYALPILDALDWHDRCAVLVAGDDAARPKPAPDPVLLACESLQRAPADGLYVGDDPRDVAAARAASMPVAAVSWGYIEEAPPIAEWGADWVCHSPVEVSALLPAPA; from the coding sequence ATGAGTTCCCCCACCTTCCTGCTCTTCGATCTCGACGGCACGCTGGTCGACACCGCCCCCGAGCTGGCCGCCGCCGTCAACGCGCTGCGCGTGGCGGACGGCTTCGCGCCGCTGGACTTCGACACGCTGCGACCGGTCTGCTCGCAGGGCGCCATCGGTCTGCTCGGCCGCGCCTACGGCGTCACGCCCGACGACGCCGCCTTCCCGCGTCTGCGCGAGCGCTTCCTGGAAGCCTACGGCGCCGATTTCGCGCCGCATTCGCTGCCCTTCGCCGGCATCGAGACCCTGCTGGAAGGTTGCGAAGCCCTCGGCGTGGCCTGGGGCATCGTCACCAACAAGCCGCGCGCCTACGCCCTGCCCATCCTCGACGCGCTGGACTGGCACGACCGCTGCGCCGTGCTGGTTGCCGGTGACGACGCCGCGCGGCCGAAGCCGGCCCCCGATCCGGTGCTGCTGGCCTGCGAGAGCCTGCAGCGCGCGCCAGCCGATGGCCTCTACGTAGGCGACGATCCGCGCGATGTCGCGGCCGCGCGTGCCGCCAGCATGCCGGTGGCCGCCGTGTCCTGGGGCTATATCGAGGAGGCGCCCCCCATCGCCGAGTGGGGAGCGGACTGGGTCTGCCACAGCCCCGTGGAAGTCTCGGCACTACTCCCCGCTCCCGCCTGA
- a CDS encoding TRZ/ATZ family hydrolase, translated as MQDIDLLVRPRWLIPVQPEGAALEAHALAVHEGRILAVLPAAEAERLYRPAQTIDLADHAVLPGFINLHTHAAMSLMRGMADDLPLMRWLSEHIWPAEGASVSEEYVADGLRLACAEFIRGGQTCFNDMYFFPETAAEIVGEAGLRAALGLIVIDFPTPYASDADDYLHKALACHDRIKHRGDLYPVFAPHGPYTVSDAPLKRIRAYANELGVPIHMHVHETADEVQQQLRSSGQRPLERLEALDLLGNDFIAVHMTQLTDEEIALVARYGVSVAHCPQSNLKLASGFCPVAKLLEAGVNVGIGTDGAASNNDLDMLEEMRTAALLAKAVAGQPSAVAAPRALHMATLAGARALGVNHELGSLEAGKAADFIAIDLSDAATQPVYNPIAQIVYSAARHQITDTFVAGQPLMRNRQLLSVDAEAAIARAAYWQQRLQPFAAHDSGSDIQ; from the coding sequence ATGCAGGACATCGATCTGCTCGTGCGCCCGCGCTGGCTGATTCCGGTGCAGCCCGAGGGCGCAGCGCTGGAGGCGCACGCCTTGGCTGTACACGAGGGCCGCATCCTCGCCGTACTGCCCGCGGCCGAAGCCGAGCGCCTCTACCGGCCAGCGCAGACCATCGATCTCGCCGATCACGCCGTACTCCCCGGCTTCATCAATCTGCATACGCACGCGGCCATGAGTCTGATGCGCGGCATGGCCGACGATCTGCCGCTCATGCGCTGGCTGAGTGAGCACATCTGGCCTGCCGAGGGTGCCTCGGTAAGCGAGGAATACGTCGCCGACGGTCTGCGCCTGGCCTGCGCGGAATTCATTCGCGGCGGCCAGACCTGCTTCAACGATATGTACTTCTTCCCGGAGACGGCCGCCGAGATCGTCGGCGAGGCCGGCCTGCGCGCCGCCCTCGGTCTCATCGTCATCGACTTCCCGACGCCCTACGCCAGCGACGCCGACGACTATCTGCACAAGGCGCTCGCCTGCCATGACCGCATCAAGCACCGTGGTGACCTGTATCCCGTCTTCGCGCCGCACGGGCCCTACACCGTCTCGGACGCACCGCTGAAACGCATCCGCGCCTATGCCAACGAGCTGGGCGTGCCCATCCACATGCATGTCCACGAGACGGCCGACGAAGTCCAGCAGCAGCTACGCTCCAGCGGCCAGCGTCCGCTGGAGCGGCTGGAGGCGCTGGACCTGCTGGGCAATGACTTCATCGCCGTGCACATGACCCAGCTGACCGATGAGGAGATCGCCTTGGTCGCGCGCTACGGCGTCAGCGTTGCACACTGCCCGCAATCGAATCTCAAGCTGGCCAGTGGCTTCTGCCCGGTGGCGAAGCTTCTGGAAGCCGGCGTCAACGTCGGCATCGGCACCGACGGTGCGGCGAGCAACAATGATCTCGACATGCTGGAGGAGATGCGTACCGCCGCCCTGCTCGCCAAGGCCGTGGCCGGCCAGCCCTCGGCCGTGGCCGCGCCGCGCGCGCTGCACATGGCGACACTGGCCGGCGCGCGCGCGCTGGGCGTCAACCACGAGCTCGGCTCGCTGGAGGCCGGCAAGGCCGCCGACTTCATCGCCATCGATCTCTCCGACGCAGCGACGCAGCCGGTCTACAATCCCATCGCACAGATCGTCTACAGCGCTGCGCGCCACCAGATCACCGACACTTTCGTCGCCGGCCAGCCGCTGATGCGCAATCGGCAGCTGCTCAGCGTCGACGCCGAGGCCGCCATCGCCCGCGCCGCGTACTGGCAACAACGTCTGCAGCCCTTCGCCGCCCACGACTCCGGATCCGACATCCAATGA
- a CDS encoding segregation and condensation protein A produces the protein MSETAPAAEASQPAEAEAEPALRVRIKGEPLARLPDDLYIPPDALEIFLDAFEGPLDLLLYLIRRQNLDIREIPILQITRQYMEYIALMQQLKLELAAEYLLMAAWLAEIKSRVLLPRPSNDEAEDEEDPRSALLQRLQEYERFKSAAETLDGMPRMGREMHAAQARPTAQPPALALPVPTLRGLLGALADVLSRAELRGAHEVAHEPLSVRERMGRILERLRGARRMRFEQLLDPAEGRDGVVVSVLAILELCRGELLAVEQREAFGPLYLSPAASTQQSAELS, from the coding sequence ATGAGCGAGACCGCGCCGGCAGCCGAGGCAAGCCAGCCCGCCGAGGCCGAGGCCGAGCCGGCGCTGCGCGTGCGCATCAAGGGCGAGCCGCTGGCGCGGCTGCCCGATGATCTCTACATTCCACCCGACGCGCTGGAGATCTTCCTTGATGCCTTCGAGGGGCCGCTGGATTTGCTGCTCTATCTGATCCGGCGGCAGAATCTGGATATCCGCGAGATCCCGATCCTGCAGATCACGCGCCAGTACATGGAGTACATCGCGCTGATGCAGCAGCTCAAGCTGGAGCTGGCCGCCGAATATCTGCTGATGGCCGCCTGGCTGGCCGAGATCAAGTCGCGCGTGCTGCTGCCGCGGCCCAGCAACGACGAGGCCGAGGACGAGGAGGACCCGCGCAGCGCGCTGCTGCAGCGCCTGCAGGAGTACGAGCGCTTCAAGTCTGCCGCCGAGACCCTCGACGGCATGCCGCGCATGGGCCGCGAAATGCACGCCGCGCAGGCGCGCCCCACCGCGCAGCCGCCGGCGCTGGCGTTGCCCGTGCCGACGCTGCGTGGACTGCTCGGCGCACTGGCCGATGTGCTCTCCCGCGCCGAGCTGCGCGGCGCGCATGAGGTTGCCCACGAGCCGCTGTCGGTTCGCGAGCGCATGGGGCGCATCCTGGAGCGCTTGCGCGGCGCCCGGCGCATGCGCTTCGAGCAGCTGCTGGACCCGGCCGAGGGTCGCGACGGTGTCGTCGTCTCGGTGCTGGCCATCCTGGAGCTGTGTCGCGGCGAGCTGCTGGCGGTCGAGCAGCGCGAGGCCTTCGGGCCGCTGTACCTCAGTCCGGCGGCATCCACCCAGCAGTCAGCGGAGCTTTCGTGA